In one window of Phyllopteryx taeniolatus isolate TA_2022b chromosome 23, UOR_Ptae_1.2, whole genome shotgun sequence DNA:
- the dhrs4 gene encoding dehydrogenase/reductase SDR family member 4, giving the protein MAEMTTNRTTWAHMTQVVMLRVAFRCLWNTPLSGPRNMSQSSLAGKVAIVTASTAGIGLAAARALGERGAHVVVSSRRRAGVDEAVAQLQSQNIRVTGTTCNIGNQGDRERLLQTTLDQCGGVDILVSNAAVNPFFGNFMDTTEEVWDKVMSVNVKAAFLMTKLVVPHMAKRGGGNVVFVSSVAAYQPMQGLGAYSVSKTALVSLTRALAPELAQSNIRVNCVAPGIIKTHFSAPLWQNDDIMDGVKKQMCIKRLGEPDEIGGVVAFLCTQEASYITGETIAATGGIGCRL; this is encoded by the exons GTGATGTTGAGGGTTGCCTTCAGGTGCCTTTGGAACACTCCACTCTCGGGACCAAGAAATATGTCTCAGAGCAGTCTTGCAGGGAAAGTGGCCATCGTCACGGCCTCGACGGCTGG CATCGGCCTGGCCGCAGCCCGGGCCCTGGGCGAGAGGGGGGCGCACGTGGTGGTGAGCAGCAGGCGGCGGGCCGGCGTGGACGAGGCCGTGGCCCAGCTGCAGAGCCAGAACATCCGCGTCACCGGCACCACCTGTAACATCGGGAACCAAGGCGATCGAGAAAGGCTGCTTCAGACG ACGTTGGATCAGTGCGGCGGCGTTGACATCCTGGTGTCCAACGCGGCGGTCAATCCTTTCTTCGGAAACTTCATGGACACTACAGAGGAAGTTTGGGACAAG GTTATGTCCGTAAATGTAAAAGCAGCCTTCCTTATGACCAAGTTGGTGGTGCCTCATATGGCAAAAAGGGG AGGGGGAAATGTCGTGTTTGTGTCGTCCGTTGCTGCCTACCAACCGATGCAG GGCTTGGGGGCGTACAGCGTTAGTAAGACGGCCTTGGTGAGTCTGACCCGGGCGCTGGCCCCCGAGCTGGCTCAGAGCAACATCCGGGTCAACTGCGTGGCCCCCGGCATCATCAAAACACACTTCAGCGCCCCG TTGTGGCAAAATGATGACATCATGGATGGCGTCAAAAAGCAGATGTGCATTAAAAG ACTCGGCGAACCGGATGAAATCGGGGGAGTGGTCGCCTTCCTGTGCACTCAGGAGGCCTCGTACATCACGGGAGAGACCATCGCAGCGACGGGGGGGATCGGCTGTCGACTGTGA